One stretch of Glycine soja cultivar W05 chromosome 7, ASM419377v2, whole genome shotgun sequence DNA includes these proteins:
- the LOC114419877 gene encoding LEAF RUST 10 DISEASE-RESISTANCE LOCUS RECEPTOR-LIKE PROTEIN KINASE-like 1.4: protein MGSKFNNVIADLNQFEFGGKLQDEGSVVVKRLYEKNFKRVAQFMNEIKILANLDHPNLVTLFGCTFGHTRELLLIYEYIPNGTIADHLHGQRSKPGKLPWHIRMNIVVETTSALKFLHQKDIIHRDVKTNNILDNNFCVKVADFGISLLFPDHVTHVSTAPQGTPGYVDLEYHQCYQLTKQSDVYSFGVVLVELISSLPAVDITRHRQEIKLSDIVINKIHSEALHELVDPSLGFESNFKVRKMINVVAELAFQCLQSSKEMRPSMEEVADTLKDIQSDGKHKIKPELMDITGTVDDAVLLKDDPPPPSPDSNAVSKLTTPNASG from the exons ATGggttcaaaatttaataatgtGATAGCTGACCTGAATCAATTTGAGTTTGGAG GCAAACTGCAAGATGAGGGTTCTGTTGTAGTGAAGAGGTTGTATGAGAAAAACTTTAAGAGAGTTGCACAGTTcatgaatgaaattaaaatccTAGCAAATTTAGATCATCCAAATCTTGTGACATTATTTGGATGCACCTTTGGCCACACCCGTGAACTTCTGCTTATATACGAGTACATTCCTAATGGAACCATTGCCGATCATCTTCATGGTCAACGATCCAAACCTGGAAAACTCCCTTGGCATATTAGAATGAATATTGTTGTGGAGACGACAAGTGCATTGAAATTTCTTCATCAAAAAGACATCATCCACCGAGATGTGAAAACCAACAATATtcttgacaataacttttgtgtaaaagtGGCCGATTTTGGAATCTCACTTCTTTTCCCAGATCATGTCACTCATGTTTCAACAGCTCCACAAGGGACTCCAGGTTATGTGGATCTCGAGTACCACCAGTGCTATCAGCTTACCAAACAAAGCGATGTCTATAGCTTTGGAGTGGTGCTGGTTGAGCTGATATCGTCCTTGCCTGCTGTAGATATTACAAGGCATAGACAAGAAATCAAATTGTCCGACATTGTCATCAACAAGATTCATAGTGAGGCACTGCATGAGCTTGTGGACCCTAGCCTTGGGTTTGAATCGAATTTCAAGGTTAGGAAAATGATAAATGTTGTGGCAGAGTTAGCATTTCAGTGCTTGCAGAGTTCCAAAGAAATGAGGCCTTCTATGGAAGAAGTGGCAGACACTCTCAAGGATATACAGAGTGATGGCAAACATAAAATCAAGCCTGAGCTAATGGATATCACAGGCACAGTTGATGATGCTGTGTTGCTGAAGGATGACCCTCCTCCACCATCACCTGATTCTAATGCGGTGAGCAAGTTGACAACACCAAATGCTAGCGGATAA
- the LOC114418631 gene encoding LEAF RUST 10 DISEASE-RESISTANCE LOCUS RECEPTOR-LIKE PROTEIN KINASE-like 2.5, protein MFRTLLLFLFCPTATLLLASSSDVNLNISSVFKDCNSSCDTRLTASNSDDSPNVLRSLEENVTATARARATATTTGPGTATATATANVTVVSPSSQSRPRQSTSPPSISIQPTPSTFLSPPPSTSLSPTLSPARVPTFSSPATQSILIRASGNHQFWKRKVVIGVASAVMGGFMICIIICCFRYKLLTQPIKLCSTTKSDQDIEAFLKNKGAVAQKRYKFSEVKKMTNSFKVKLGQGGFGAVYKGQLVSGCPVAVKLLNSSKGNGEEFINEVATISRTSHVNIVTLLGFCLEGRKKALIYEFMDNGSLEKFIYKKGSQTIVSLSWENLCQISIGIARGLEYLHRGCNTRILHFDIKPHNILLDENFCPKISDFGLAKLCPRKESIISMSDTRGTMGYLAPEMWNRRFGGVSHKSDVYSYGMMLLEMVGGRKNIDAEASHTSEIYFPHLAYKRLELDNDLRTDEVMTTEENEIAKRITIVGLWCIQTFPNNRPTMSRVIEMLEGSMNSLEMPPKPMFSSPTRSATPLEIS, encoded by the exons ATGTTCCGCACTctccttctcttcctcttctGCCCAACGGCCACACTTCTTCTTGCAAGTAGCAGTGATGTCAATTTAAACATTTCATCTGTGTTTAAGG ATTGCAATAGTAGCTGTGACACACGCTTAACAGCAAGTAATAGCGATGATTCTCCCAACGTGCTACGATCACTTGAGGAAAATGTAACAG CAACAGCAAGAGCAAgagcaacagcaacaacaacaggaCCAGGAACAGCAACGGCAACGGCAACTGCAAATGTAACAGTTGTCTCACCATCATCACAATCAAGACCACGACAATCAACATCGCCGCCATCTATATCAATACAACCAACACCATCAACATTTttatcaccaccaccatcaacTTCTTTATCGCCAACTCTATCACCGGCACGGGTACCAACATTTTCATCACCAGCAACACAATCAATACTAATACGAGCGTCAG GTAACCACCAATTTTGGAAAAGGAAAGTCGTTATAG GGGTTGCAAGTGCTGTAATGGGAGGATTCATGATATGCATCATAATTTGTTGCTTTAGATACAAGTTATTAACCCAACCAATCAAACTTTGTTCGACCACAAAGAGTGATCAAGACATTGAagcattcttaaaaaataaaggagcTGTAGCACAAAAAAGATACAAATTTTCAGAAGTCAAGAAAATGACCAATTCCTTCAAAGTTAAACTGGGTCAAGGGGGTTTTGGTGCCGTATACAAAGGACAGCTAGTCAGTGGTTGTCCTGTGGCTGTAAAATTATTGAACTCATCCAAAGGAAATGGTGAAGAATTTATCAATGAGGTTGCTACCATCAGTAGAACCTCTCATGTTAACATTGTGACCCTTCTTGGATTTTGTTTGGAAGGCCGCAAAAAAGCTCTCATCTATGAGTTTATGGACAATGGTTCCCTTGAAaagtttatttacaaaaaagggTCACAAACCATTGTATCTTTGAGTTGGGAGAATTTGTGTCAAATCTCAATAGGGATTGCTCGAGGGTTGGAGTACTTGCATAGGGGATGCAACACTCGAATTCTACATTTTGACATAAAACCACATAATATTCTTTTGGATGAGAATTTTTGCCCCAAGATATCAGATTTTGGGCTAGCAAAGCTCTGTCCCAGAAAAGAGAGTATTATTTCCATGTCAGATACTAGAGGGACAATGGGGTATTTAGCACCAGAAATGTGGAATAGACGTTTCGGTGGAGTTTCACATAAGTCTGATGTTTATAGCTATGGGATGATGTTGCTAGAAATGGTAGGAGGGAGGAAGAACATTGATGCTGAAGCCAGTCACACAAGTGAGATATACTTCCCGCATTTGGCATACAAGAGGCTTGAGTTGGACAATGATTTAAGAACAGATGAGGTTATGACCACGGAAGAAAATGAGATTGCAAAGAGAATAACCATAGTGGGTTTATGGTGCATTCAAACATTTCCAAATAATCGACCTACAATGAGTAGAGTGATAGAAATGTTGGAAGGCAGCATGAATTCTTTGGAAATGCCACCAAAACCTATGTTTTCTTCTCCTACTAGATCGGCAACTCCTCTTGAAATTAGTTGA